Below is a window of Watersipora subatra chromosome 11, tzWatSuba1.1, whole genome shotgun sequence DNA.
CTGAAGATTTCAAATGAAGCCAACAAGTTTCCTCTTGCTGTTGATGTTGGCTGCGGTACTGGGCATCAATCTACAGTTCCACTAGCGAAATACTTTGACTCAGTGTTGGGGGTAGATATCGGTGAAAAGCAGATAGCGGAGGCCAAGAAAAGCAAACATCCGGAGAATGTTGCCTTTCAGTAAGTGGTTAACATATATGAGGTTGAAAGTGGATAAACAGCTAGTATAATTCAATGTTATATGTACTAGTACGCTGACGCTTCCGTacgccatgagagattatcatgtgcAATAAATATGATCGCAATTATGTGATGCTGCAAGGTGAGGCAGTTGGTAGTGTGCTCAGCTGTAAAGTTGGATGTCCGAGTTCAATTCTTGTGAGATATGCATTCtttcctaacgctcttagcatggcttcagacgaacaaacacagctcttattatagtaaagattagggGCAGAGTTATTGCTAGATTGACCTGTAATACCAGGATTGAGTAATCAAATTGCACTCTTTAATTGCAAAACTCTCGATTTTGATGTAATAGTTTCTCTAAATGATGAACGGTTTTTATATTTATTCGTGTTACCTATTTGACTTTTTTAACTTATGGTTGATTGCTGATGAAAATAgatttaccgtacttttcggactattagccgctacttttttctgatgttttgagccatgcggcttatataagggtgcggctattctatggttttttctttcaccgctagggcacaTCAACCGGAATGTCTgattagtgcgcctctagcggtgaaagaaaaaacgaaacaatacctaacggtactgttcgtttaggcactgggttaaaaagcgtcggttaatacggaaCAGAGCCTAACGGCGCCGTTCTGTTTTAGctagcaaagttgctgctgtGTAAAAAATCACTGTCCTAagttctgtggcctatacaaaggtgcgacctatatattgttttattatcgtttttttgaaaataaagcagatgcgggtaatatatatatatatatatgtatatatatatatatatatatatgtatatatatatatatataagggtgcgattaatagtccgaaaagtacagtaggCTGTCTTTTGTCTCATCCGTCATCATTTGTCAAGGATGCAAAACATTGTTTATATTACTAAGCAACTTCCAACGTGTATACACAGTATACTACGTGTTTGTCGAAATACtctttttttagtttgtttacatgttttcgattaatgttttctttgcattaggCAAGAGATTGTCACTTACATAGGTTAGCTTTGTACACTCGGTATATAATAAACAAAAGATTTTATATGTATGCATCTAGAAACAGCCTTTGACATCTTTGATCATGGATTTTTGCTAACAGGGTGTCAGCAGGGGAAGCACTTCCAGTCGAAAATGAGACTGTATCATTACTTCAAGTAGCAGCTGCAGCACACTGGATGGATATAGTGCAATTTTATAAAGAAGCTGACAGAGTTTTAACTCCTGGAGGGGTTGTTGCTTTATTCAGTTATGCATCGGCACCTGAAACCTCAAACCATCCTAAATCTGCTGAAATCGATCCTATACTTAAGGAGGTATTGCTAGCAACAACAATGACGGTTAATTTTATTTGTAGGGACAGTACTTTATAccttttattttcacatcataaTCTGATATGGTGATGCTCTTTTTTCTTGAAAGActattatttagttttgtgagagataacaacattttctgttttaaaaacaaaatgttttaaacttagTGGCagctattttattaaaaagagaaCTCGCTTAAACCTGAAACCACATGagcataaaaatcaattttattaaagtaattttttaacatttttacacCGTAAACTGTACTGCATATTACATACAATCAATAAAAACAGGTAGATATGGATTGTGTTtagtttcaataaaatattatctatctatgatgatgaaaaaagataacaaaaagtaaacatttcggatgttttgctcttaaaacatcgaaaacattaaaggtcaaaatacaataccaaaaattgcaaaaattgataatgaaacattaaaaatgcaacagatcagttacatcaaaaatcgtgtgaaaaagaaaatatgaacagcaatggcacgtttacttcacatctttgaaggagaatcttcCTCCAAAAAAATTTAGGGTAACtggactggaggagttgtctctcTAGCAATtttcttcggtagaggagacgTCGTCCCAGACGGTTCcttcatttttgtaaaaaattatgaaatgaaaattatgaagcgtaacttgcttcCCCATtcgttaacgaatgtttccatgctgtttccggaacTGTTCTGAACAtttaattccaatgcgcatgcttCGGTTTGATCGAGAACCGAATTATGTttgagatccgagacgaacaaatatAAAGGTTTTGGTCAAGAACCGAGTTGGTCGGAAACTGAAGCATTCGAAaaccgaggttgcactgtaTACTCTTCAAGTGTGCTaatagtaaccaatagtattttcacaAGCAGTTTAAAAtcatacaaacttttatagttttagcccgaataatgatAAAGTACTTTTttttttgatgacatttgctgtaggTTGCCCGATTTTTtgctagtgttttaccaaataccaTTTTATTATGAGCACATcaaagatatatataataaaaggtTAAAACTTTGGATTGTTGGACACATTGTCCATGGTTACAGATGGTTGAAGGTTTCATTTACATCGTGAAgccttatataaaataatatttactacCAACTATTTCGTGAAGCCTGACAGCTAATGGGAAAATTTAGCTACCAGATTACGGTTGGAGAACCCGAGTTTATTTGCAGGATTTTTGTATGAAAGTTTTTGATCATTTTCAGtatcattaataaaaacaacttaaattacacatttttcattggtttgtaaaatgttgaaaacagaaaaaatcaaGATACTTATTATAAGTGTTTTATACTAGAAGTCAAGGGAGTAATGAGTGCTTCTTATATTCTACTAACCGAATGCAGTTTtacaaaaacagcttataaacagtggcaggtaatgtagcagccagccacttgccattagcctggcaaatTGCCAATAACTAATTTGAGTAAGGTACTattcgtattgctaaacttactgaTATGAAGCAAGCTTTAGCGACGTTGCGTAACGCggagtgctatgcgtattttgaCTGAGCTAACGACTCATATCGCCTAATTTGCCATCACATCTGGTGTAGCTGAATTGGTTAGATTATCGCCTGGTGaacaggaggttccgagatcaaatctagcACAAAGTGGGTCTTTCATTcttatattttaatagctatagctggacacaccgaacGACGGACTTTaagattcatatatatagattgaattATTAACTACAGTTTGTGTTTCATCCAAAATGTGCATTGAGAATGGCTGCATTTGAATTCGCATCCTACTTGCTAGACAAATATTTGAGTTTAATTGGTGCATTTATTCCAATATTTCCTGTCTTAGACTTACATAGAATTAACATCCGATATATGCTAGTATCCGTTTCCCTAGCTAACAGTGCAAATGCAGCCAGACtgctttaaccctttcactgccgtatgcgCATTTATGCGAAATCTATGGTCGCCTGTCATATGCGTATTTTTGCGAATTTCCCAGCAACTGCGCAgtagcttaattttattattcgttgacaacataaccaacgatctttaggacttttatggtattggcggtgttttccaaagatttctctataaaaattAGCCTAAATTAACGAAgcgtttttaaatttttgttggGAATTTCCCacataaaaatgaacattttatccTTTCTGAGGTTCGAgctaattaatattattatggcTTTCGTAAGTACCTTCCGAGTTAGAAAATAgagaattacttatgttgattaCATGTATAGCCGATTCatattttagtgattacacagataattaaagtagcagcactgactctgatggtgatgaaagtaatacacagttttgtaagagtaaggaacattgtggaggatcgttttagcttcgtagcgatcattgcttcacatagctttatctaTGCACAAAAtgtagatacattgaattttttgcatagcagtttttgttaaaactgttggcaaaataaaatatacaacaataatgttctagatagagtttgaagttgaaaaatattgtatgcATAGCATGAAGCATAATcagcaatttttggtaaaatggctggcagtaggccgatagctaaatgtatacatacatggcagtgaaagggttaagtcAACGTGATAGTAAAAttactataatttattttaaccattttctAGCTAAATCAGCCGATATTTTCATACATTTGTCATTCATACATTTGTGTTTGTATAAAGTTatagtttttttaactttagttttTATAGGCTTTAGCTATAGTTAACTAAGCATTTACAAGATAAAGTATGCTGATCCggttttctttttataaaagtCACCCTATGAATCACCATCTTGAACATTCAAGTAGGTATCATATACTATTCAACCTGTTAATTTATTACAGATAGCGAATAGACCCGAAGAGAGAGGCTGTTTTGTCTCTGGTAATTACATGGTGAGGCGCCGTTACGCGGATGAATGCTTCCAAATTCCTTACGCTGACAAAACAAGgtagttaaacattttaaccaGTATGATGGTAGTGCTTTGCACCATAAGAgaccatcatgtgtaataactgttacaaaataatatgttacataaatatatccatttgtatattaatgtaatataagaataatatttaataatatataataatatatatttctccaaATATGTATGTGTCATTCTgactatagcgcacgctgattattttaccaatgcgccagcgtgttacgatgcccctgttgagaaatatttttcatagggttcaattactatatccggggtcaaggccaattcttttcacgcagacaattatattgtcccagggctgatactcctccctaaaaggcccattaggttcggcccaaaatcacgttttagggggggttttcagaccatggggcactgtcagtgaatttgctactttagggggtgTTTCCACAagcaagccagtaaaagggcccatgctcattaaggttttattcagccaaagtaataccaagaaattgcaccgaaattccagtcttcattttaaagCAGATTGCTGCTGCTTGCTTGCTAACaggaagggaaaagagacagtcgacactgcatcatcttagcaaccctttagcaatatattCAGAAAGAATGCtatgatatttatttcattgatattcattatgtttttctttgtaaatgaaaatgatgatctgatggttgtttggaatcagttttaataacctttttgcaggcatagcgacattttgtcgttttgcgatactaACGTTAGTGGGCAGAgcaactattatgtcgccacacgaacggtttatataaatttatttatggttagctaattgcctttttttgtttaattttttaccaatagtaaactacaatatgtttgtctctgttagcaacaaaaaaataagccgtttgcagaagaaaaaaacgatcgtttttgcaatactaaacaaacgaaaaatccgaaataaaaacgtatttaaataaaattgaaaattttgtttgtagctttt
It encodes the following:
- the LOC137408429 gene encoding putative methyltransferase DDB_G0268948, whose product is MGTRYFAGKLVAQNYAIYRPSYPDSVFALCIDFLKNGISNEANKFPLAVDVGCGTGHQSTVPLAKYFDSVLGVDIGEKQIAEAKKSKHPENVAFQVSAGEALPVENETVSLLQVAAAAHWMDIVQFYKEADRVLTPGGVVALFSYASAPETSNHPKSAEIDPILKEIANRPEERGCFVSGNYMVRRRYADECFQIPYADKTRIDNIIHPITNTVEDYIKFCKTLSPIRKMEEAEPDLTKQWMEDATARLLNALETTDMSSKFTYNLEVHMLLGRKPH